DNA sequence from the Desulfosporosinus sp. Sb-LF genome:
GACATGCAAATCATATCACATTCTAATTCTTCCGCTTTTTGGATAAATTGGTCGAGGGGTACATCACGGCCAAGATCATACACTTCAAAACCTGAGGCACCCGAAAGAATCCTCACTAGGTTTTTACCGATGTCATGAGTGTCCCCTTCAACTACCCCGATGACCATTTTGATGGGTTTTTCCAAGGAGCTTTTATCCAGATAGGGGTTAACCACATCAAGACCGGCGTTGAAAGCATCAGAACACATTAAGACTTCAGGAAGGAAATATTCCTCTTCCTCAAACAGCCGACTAACCTCGTTCATACCGGGGATTAAGCCCCCAGTTATTGTTTCAAAGGCAGGAATATTTAGTTTCAGGGCATCCTCGGCAAGCTCTGCTACCTTTTCTACTTCAAACTCTACTAGTGCGTGTGAAATTTCTTGGAATAATGTTTCTTTATCCACGATGTTCCCTCCTCTATACTATATAGTTTTAATTATATACTAACATAAGTAAAACTATATAGTATAGAGGAATATTATTACTCATGATAGTTATCACCTTCGGGAAGCTCAGGATCTATTTATAGAAAATAAAAAAACTCTTCCTTTTCAGGAAGAGTCACAGATAGTCCCTAAGTCAACTCATTCTTAATTCCCTATGCTAATACTAAACCCTAACTTTAGCAAGATCTCTAGCAGGGGGTCAGCACACTATCTTTATCTAATATAATCGATTGTCAGTTCCTCGAAAATTGTCTAACCTTCTTATTTATACCCTTCCTCTTTAAAGTAATTTTTGCGAATGATTAGGTCTGCTATATCTATCCCGAGGACGTTACTTTGTAGTTTTTCATTGGACGCAGCTTCTCCAACATACTGCTTGTTAGCTAAAACCGCGAAATCTTTATTCGTGTTTAACAAATTTCGCCCGAGCACGGTCTTTTTATACTTATCCTCGCTTACACCCATTAGGTAGGCCACCGTCGGCATTGTGTCAACTTGTCCGCCTGTTATCCCAATCTCGCGACCGTTCATTCCCTTATGATAGATAATAAGAGGAATTCGTTTAGTGTCATCGAGCCACCAGTTCTCATGGGGCTGAACTTGTTTTACTTCATCATTATAGTATTTGTGCACTCCAGTATGATCTCCATAAATAACAACCACTGAATTATCTAAAACCCCGCTTTTATCAAGAGTACCTAAAAAATTGCCAATCTGTTCATCTGTGTAGTTAACACTTTGGAAGTATCCACCCAATTTCGTCTTATTC
Encoded proteins:
- a CDS encoding corrinoid protein, with the translated sequence MDKETLFQEISHALVEFEVEKVAELAEDALKLNIPAFETITGGLIPGMNEVSRLFEEEEYFLPEVLMCSDAFNAGLDVVNPYLDKSSLEKPIKMVIGVVEGDTHDIGKNLVRILSGASGFEVYDLGRDVPLDQFIQKAEELECDMICMSTLMTTTMDGMKTVIDRLKERNIRDKYKVLIGGGPISQTFCDKIGADLYANDASSAVRQAKDLMGRA